A window of the Euwallacea fornicatus isolate EFF26 chromosome 15, ASM4011564v1, whole genome shotgun sequence genome harbors these coding sequences:
- the Nuak1 gene encoding uncharacterized protein Nuak1 isoform X4 — protein sequence MGVEEGAVNSIMSGIENTGGVKQHNHKKKLRQRFDIIKKLGQGTFGKVQLGINKETGQEVAIKTIKKSKIESDADLIRIRREIQIMSSVQHPNIIHIYEVFENREKMVLVMEYAAGGELYDYLSERKVLPEEEARRIFRQIATASYYCHKHKICHRDLKLENILLDENNNAKIADFGLSNVFDDQRLLNTFCGSPLYASPEIVKGTPYHGPEVDCWSLGVLLYTLVYGAMPFDGSNFKRLVKQISQGDYYEPSTPSPASPLIRDMLTVNPKKRANIEKICCHWWVNETYTTNCLEISEELANQTPVRLDVLLSLAPPAPQLESEKLVVTQDVTEEVKQDAAAPLRSQSVGSLMDLSTPERRIMDLINEEKFAPKRKLESTVSTERMNLDKRRDKIIKENTVADISLHGAIQEDVSQEDASMTEVVPLNKSLTQTISKEKAMDVEPSVVEGAACQEIMEEVRVKETAATKKSPSVSKVKRTQSSVGGKVLEGINEIPSQESLTDKENKTKAIKEEPVKKIEEKPIGKKKPLKKKVLADKNENEKDLKPEESVLAKVKEVRENGVVAQDKSVQKQEKGDTIAKPTERRKSRIFEAAEKFQNLISPVETKAAPMEKPKKILLPDSMVTQQGVSVDGFKKEFERKSSLTSSTPMKPKSSTVPKRTFIDKQKSEEENAVEQKKTEAKLNKSKQASNEQVKIEPNVSKQETPKTEDGRQEIVKNAVNIISNALDKDKDGTRKSKSRPSMMRKPPVPFGVSGRSASGNIGTIAPLSPPIQNMGPKPFVRPCYENKVLASEVKQVKEEPLQLSSEEQQTSSAEITLKSATLPRRKTTKAQIHINYPTQKPAQMEFRTEVAHNVEAPAQVRSEVVVPVSGAEDRSSKERIIPIAFEKKVENGHKESAQSPPAKPPVARPFQTQKSNVSQRSNSLSRQSTQDSDSESTSTGEPIKKSAREYIIPIAVEGGGYVTPRSGSVEPSDSNASTMTSRSKFGRGARRLNSLLSDRESEDESPFASLHRHSSFGKDSDNEDSGKAGTFHHMHRLRRIRPKKSALEHNDSVSSGEEDDDDGFEIVTAENLFSTLLSRVRDLTQRLNVDDGVRPGFPSSRLLSHFDHGLWNRMENPLSRHTSLNRTFSRPSSVASTQSNSSFNVPWRRSVSKDLASDIESVFNDQNSGTLTARIPRGDNHQLNDHEPNLNLADLDLQKLNLSEEDRLALSHLTPGLSRRIEKQLMAQLTPAEVRKLHRTLSTKTSEEIRKSSEMDGRKSINCTLPRKTTLNDGRKSLLPVKLSSSRDESVDPSYNFNVRSSSIGAQPKGNSRFLSLKPKIVRSVSRTKSELCSPESSVSESLSKNEDTSSSYKKDSDSYSSKYSDNNSSRPYSRYSNEGLYSYSPGNVLLSTPSELPGKIERKSSTRRVSRFLRPDFYEPKEDNALVKEKKERERETQQVLKEIRDKRKSRLRSQSRNREEKKEEAPLKADEAPENKITHDYVNVKSLSPEPQPVHDYVNVKVTENEPVAVKKISRLARPKSYPNDNAEKPEEAQVPESKVSKLKKGFGKKEKPSKEDKNEVNKHINEEDKAHKNKLLHTLEKKLEKFRCGQKNVEEAKSAGDKKSVVDCAIKRLREQSLPRNLEPCTESGLIKRAVSVEDLAVGSKPLQASKKSVTKILGLFKKYEEQDKKKEKTVKKTKSKAMIKENNESIVDKKERPKSLLLDKMRHFQNSCKVENQADNSNGDDRPKSKLPVVNTFRRSLNLDHLPEPSTEFHPKPDRSNLRLDLNQTSRIHIEAPEEEIRPGSTMENDVYSPQNENRNSLTTTDDSSTILSPTDDYLSCDSWSACSDYHHLNDLHSPQHNGHVPYSGDESESVIDRIRRKSFYTRFNEKKRPARKPSVGIGYRNADLYGREYSKPDYSSLDRYRSPSVSRRTSFTSYIPEVNTSTTRNSKEYRPYVRSATILNDYVNVPGGSQSLAHTYQNVPGSHNSLIGHSYQNLPGSYQTYSSRIARPSKYTDSDSRLDDFLTTSVPKRHSSYRAAFDRGSLSPGSEYFTDRASSILQSPTTSEPI from the exons ATGGGTGTCGAAGAAGGGGCAGTAAACAGTATCATGAGCGGTATTGAGAATACTGGAGGGGTGAAGCAACATAATCATAAGAAGAAATTGAGACAAAG ATTCGacataattaagaaattagGACAAGGGACTTTTGGCAAGGTGCAGCTAGGCATAAACAAAGAGACTGGTCAAGAA GTAGCTAttaagacaataaaaaaatcaaaaatcgaATCGGATGCCGATTTGATTAGGATTAGGagggaaattcaaataatgtCTTCAGTGCAACATCCGAatataatacatatatatgaGG tgtttgaAAATAGGGAAAAAATGGTATTGGTAATGGAGTATGCCGCTGGCGGTGAACTTTACGATTACCTATCTGAGCGAAAAGTCTTGCCTGAAGAGGAGGCTCGTAGAATCTTCCGTCAGATAGCTACGGCTAGCTACTATTGCcataaacacaaaatttgcCATAGAGATCTGAAGCTCGAGAACATTCTATTAGACGAAAATAATAACGCCAAG ATCGCGGATTTTGGCTTGTCCAATGTTTTTGATGACCAAAGATTGCTCAACACTTTCTGCGGCTCACCCTTGTATGCATCACCCGAAATTGTTAAAG GTACTCCATATCATGGGCCAGAGGTCGATTGCTGGTCCCTAGGAGTATTGTTATACACGTTAGTTTATGGTGCTATGCCTTTTGACGGCAGCAACTTTAAGAGACTGGTTAAGCAAATTTCTCAAGGCGATTATTATGAGCCTTCCACTCCTAGTC CTGCTTCTCCATTAATACGGGACATGTTAACTGTGAATCCCAAGAAGAGAGCGAATATTGAGAAAATATGCTGTCACTGGTGGGTCAATGAGACTTATACGACCAATTGTTTAGAAATTAGTGAGGAATTAGCGAATCAAACCCCA GTTAGATTAGATGTCCTTCTATCTTTGGCTCCGCCTGCTCCTCAACTTGAAAGCGAAAAATTGGTGGTAACTCAAGATGTAACTGAAGAAGTCAAGCAGGATGCGGCCGCGCCCTTACGTTCTCAAAGTGTGGGTAGTTTAATGGATCTTTCAACTCCAGAGAGACGAATTATGGATTTGATCAACGAGGAAAAATTCGCCCCTAAGAGGAAGCTCGAGAGCACGGTCAGTACAGAGAGAATGAATCTTGACAAGCGCAGAGACAAAATCATTAAGGAGAACACTGTGGCCGATATAAGTTTGCACGGGGCTATTCAGGAGGATGTTTCGCAGGAGGATGCCAGCATGACTGAAGTAGTGCCTCTGAATAAGTCGTTGACTCAGACCATCTCCAAGGAGAAAGCCATGGATGTGGAGCCTTCAGTGGTAGAAGGTGCTGCCTGTCAGGAGATTATGGAAGAAGTCAGGGTGAAAGAAACTGCTGCTACCAAGAAATCTCCCTCGGTATCTAAAGTCAAAAGGACTCAATCAAGTGTTGGTGGCAAAGTTTTAGAAG GCATAAATGAGATTCCAAGCCAAGAAAGTCTGACTGACAAAGAAAATAAGACTAAAGCTATCAAAGAGGAGCCAGTTAAGAAAATCGAAGAGAAACCCATAGGCAAGAAGAAACCgttgaaaaagaaagttttggccgataaaaatgaaaacgaaaaagaTCTGAAACCTGAAGAAAGTGTCTTGGCGAAGGTGAAG gAGGTGAGAGAAAATGGGGTGGTTGCTCAAGACAAATCTGTACAGAAGCAAGAGAAAGGTGACACTATCGCGAAACCAACGGAGAGGAGAAAGTCGAGGATATTCGAAGCTGCAGAGAAATTCCAGAATTTGATTAGCCCGGTTGAGACTAAGGCGGCACCTATGGAGAAGCCGAAGAAGATTTTATTGCCgg acaGCATGGTTACACAACAAG GTGTGTCTGTAGACGGGTTTAAAAAAGAATTCGAGCGGAAATCAAGCCTGACTTCTTCCACCCCTATGAAGCCGAAATCATCTACTGTTCCCAAAAGAACCTTCATAGACAAGCAGAAGTCGGAGGAGGAAAATGCAGTCGAGCAAAAAAAGACTGAGGCAAAGCTTAATAAGTCTAAGCAGGCATCCAATG AACAAGTCAAAATCGAACCAAACGTGTCAAAACAAGAAACTCCAAAGACTGAAGATGGCCGACaagaaatagtaaaaaatgctgttaatattatttcaaatgcTTTGGACAAGGACAAAGACGGTACACGAAAATCCAAGTCACGACCGTCGATGATGAGAAAACCTCCAGTGCCATTCGGG GTTAGCGGTAGGTCTGCTTCAGGAAATATAGGAACAATAGCTCCTTTAAGCCCACCCATTCAAAACATGGGCCCCAAACCTTTCGTGCGGCCTTGTTATGAGAACAAAGTTTTGGCAAGTGAAGTGAAACAG GTTAAGGAAGAACCGTTGCAGCTCAGTTCTGAGGAACAGCAAACGAGTAGCGCAGAAATAACCCTGAAAAGCGCTACTTTGCCCAGAAG GAAAACTACGAAAGCTCAAATCCATATCAACTATCCCACCCAGAAACCGGCTCAAATGGAGTTTCGAACTGAGGTTGCCCATAATGTAGAGGCTCCCGCTCAAGTACGCAGTGAAGTTGTGGTGCCGGTTAGTGGCGCTGAAGATCGCTCTTCGAAAGAGAGAATCATACCCATTGCTTTTGAAAAGAAGGTGGAAAATGGGCATAAAGAATCTGCGCAGTCGCCGCCAGCGAAACCACCGGTCGCTCGACCTTTCCAGACCCAAAAATCGAATGTTTCACAAAGGTCTAACAGTTTATCGCGACAATCTACTCAAGATTCCGACTCGGAGTCAACTTCCACGGGAGAACCTATTAAAAAATCGGCAAGAGAGTACATTATACCTATTGCAGTTGAAGGAGGAG GTTACGTCACCCCAAGGTCCGGCAGTGTGGAGCCCAGTGACAGCAATGCTAGCACTATGACCAGTAGGTCAAAATTCGGTAGGGGCGCCCGAAGACTCAA TTCGCTTCTTAGCGATAGAGAATCCGAGGACGAGTCTCCATTCGCCAGCCTCCACAGACACAGCTCATTTGGCAAAGATAGCGACAACGAAGATTCGGGCAAAGCAGGCACTTTCCATCACATGCATCGCCTGAGGCGAATCAGACCTAAAAAATCCGCACTCGAGCACAACGATTCTGTTAGTTCTGGCGAAGAGGATGACGATGACGGCTTCGAAATCGTAACAGCAGAGAATCTATTCTCTACGCTATTATCCCGG GTCAGAGATTTAACTCAAAGGTTAAACGTTGACGACGGAGTGAGGCCTGGGTTTCCCAGCTCGCGATTGCTAAGCCACTTTGATCACGGTTTGTGGAACCGCATGGAAAATCCGCTTTCAAG ACACACCTCGTTAAATAGAACCTTTAGCCGGCCTTCATCAGTAGCCAGCACGCAGTCGAACAGCAGTTTTAACGTGCCCTGGCGTAGAAGCGTTAGCAAGGACTTGGCCTCGGACATCGAGAGTGTCTTCAATGACCAGAACAGCGGAACGTTGACCGCTCGCATCCCCAGAGGAG ATAACCACCAACTAAACGACCACGAACCGAACCTCAATTTGGCCGACCTGGACCTGCAAAAGCTGAACCTCAGCGAGGAGGATCGGCTCGCCTTATCGCATTTAACCCCCGGCTTATCCAGGCGGATCGAAAAGCAGCTTATGGCCCAATTAACCCCCGCGGAAGTGAGAAAATTGCATCGGACGCTCAGCACCAAAACCAGCGAGGAGATTCGGAAAAGCTCAGAAATGGATGGAAGAAAGTCAATCAATTGCACCCTGCCCAGGAAAACCACATTAAATGATGGGAGAAAGTCGCTTTTACCCGTGAAACTAAGTAGCAGTAGAGATGAAAGCGTGGATCCTTCCTATAATTTCAATGTGAGGTCGTCGAGCATTGGTGCCCAGCCTAAGGGAAATAGCAGATTCCTATCTCTTAAACCTAAAATAGTTAGGTCAGTAAGTCGTACCAAGTCGGAGTTGTGTAGCCCTGAAAGCAGCGTATCTGAGAGTCTCTCCAAGAACGAAGACACCTCCAGCTCCTACAAGAAAGATAGCGACAGTTACAGCTCCAAATACTCTGATAACAACTCTTCAAGACCCTATTCGAGATATTCTAACGAAGGCCTCTATTCTTACTCACCAGGCAATGTGCTGCTCTCAACCCCCTCGGAGCTTCCCGGCAAAATCGAAAGAAAATCCTCCACTAGACGAGTCTCCAGGTTCCTTAGACCAGACTTCTACGAGCCCAAAGAAGACAACGCGCTTGTCAAGGAGAAAAAAGAGCGAGAACGCGAAACACAACAAGTGTTGAAGGAAATACGTGATAAACGCAAGAGCAGACTAAGATCTCAATCCAGAAATCGGGAAGAAAAGAAGGAAGAAGCTCCATTGAAAGCTGATGAAGCTccagagaataaaattacccaTGATTACGTCAACGTAAAATCCTTAAGTCCTGAACCTCAGCCGGTGCACGATTATGTTAACGTAAAAGTAACTGAAAACGAGCCTGTggctgtaaaaaaaatttcgaggCTAGCCAGGCCTAAAAGCTATCCCAACGACAATGCTGAAAAACCAGAGGAGGCGCAGGTACCAGAATCAAAAGTTAGCAAGCTAAAAAAAGGGTtcggaaaaaaggaaaaaccgTCCAAAGAAGACAAAAACGAAGTTAACAAGCACATAAACGAAGAAGAtaaagctcataaaaacaaacttttgcACACActggaaaaaaaactagagAAATTCCGGTGCGGTCAGAAGAACGTCGAGGAAGCCAAATCTGCAGGGGACAAAAAATCCGTAGTCGATTGTGCCATTAAGCGACTAAGGGAGCAAAGTTTACCTAGAAATTTAGAACCCTGCACGGAAAGTGGTTTAATTAAACGAGCAGTCTCAGTGGAAGATCTGGCAGTAGGATCCAAGCCACTTCAAGCCAGTAAGAAGAGCGTGACGAAGATCCtcggattatttaaaaaatacgaaGAGCAAGACAAGAAGAAAGAGAAGACTGTTAAGAAGACTAAAAGCAAAGCGATGATTAAGGAGAATAATGAATCAATtgttgataaaaaagaaaggcCAAAATCGCTTTTGCTGGACAAAATGagacattttcaaaacagTTGTAAGGTAGAGAATCAGGCGGATAATTCTAATGGGGATGATCGGCCGAAGTCTAAACTACCAGTAGTAAACACCTTTAGACGCAGCCTGAACTTGGATCATTTACCTGAGCCGTCAACAGAATTTCACCCTAAGCCGGATCGGAGTAATTTGCGATTGGATTTGAATCAAACTTCTAGAATCCACATAGAAGCCCCAGAGGAAGAGATCAGGCCTGGCAGCACGATGGAGAACGACGTTTATTCCcctcaaaatgaaaatcgaaactCGTTGACAACAACCGATGACAGTTCCACAATTCTCTCACCCACTGATGACTATTTATCTTGCGACTCTTGGTCGGCCTGCTCAGATTATCATCACTTGAACGATCTCCATTCGCCTCAACACAACGGACATGTTCCTTACTCAGGAGACGAAAGCGAGTCGGTAATAGATAGAATCAGGCGCAAGAGCTTTTACACGAGGTTCAACGAGAAAAAGAGGCCTGCGAGGAAGCCTTCAGTTGGAATTGGGTACAGAAATGCGGATTTGTATGGGAGAGAGTATTCGAAGCCTGATTACAGCTCGTTGGATCGATATCGCAGTCCCAGTGTCAGCAGAAG gaCAAGTTTTACATCATACATCCCCGAGGTTAATACCTCGACAACGAGGAATTCGAAGGAGTATCGACCGTATGTTCGTAGTGCGACCATCTTGAACGACTACGTGAACGTCCCAGGCGGAAGCCAAAGTTTGGCACACACCTACCAGAACGTCCCCGGATCGCATAACAGTTTAATTG GCCATTCTTACCAGAACCTCCCCGGCTCGTATCAGACCTACAGCAGCCGAATAGCCAGGCCTTCCAAGTACACGGACTCTGACAGTCGTCTGGATGACTTTTTGACCACTTCAGTACCGAAAAG GCATAGCTCATACAGAGCAGCATTTGATAGGGGTTCTCTGTCTCCGGGCAGTGAATACTTTACCGACAGAGCATCTTCGATTCTTCAGTCTCCAACCACTTCAGAGCCCATCTAA